Proteins co-encoded in one Schistocerca cancellata isolate TAMUIC-IGC-003103 chromosome 5, iqSchCanc2.1, whole genome shotgun sequence genomic window:
- the LOC126188885 gene encoding synaptic vesicle membrane protein VAT-1 homolog isoform X3 has protein sequence MGSECSGIVTRVGNAVTDLQAGQKVLCLQMQGGLFRHVVHVQRKYCFLLPEDISLKDAVSLGLNFVVAYFCLYKFGCLANAEKVFMQSVAGGVGTALIQLAQTVDDVEVVGTASESKHEKLRSLGVKRVFRHDENYENEILQDYPEGVDIVVNTNGGSDLEKCLKILKPVGKLVLLGSNSTATYSKYTSWGLMRPKWDSGSLSSADVVSKNYCIAGVNIGIWLDLHPEAVQRSLNKIFKLYSSAKIQPCIHAVLPFERMAEGMTQLCSRENFGKVILEVKQKAAETPAVEVQTAVEPQPGAVEEPKEKADPEVPKGDSASSAEPTVVEPPHLEQAEETVPEGTTDVSSP, from the exons ATGGGCAGTGAATGTTCCGGCATCGTAACACGTGTGGGCAATGCAGTCACCGATCTGCAG GCGGGCCAGAAAGTGCTCTGTCTGCAAATGCAAGGTGGTCTCTTTAGGCATGTTGTCCACGTCCAACGCAAGTACTGCTTTCTGCTGCCGGAAGATATTAGCCTAAAGGATGCCGTCAGTCTTGGTCTAAACTTCGTTGTGGCCTACTTCTGCCTGTATAAATTCGGATGCCTTGCGAACGCGGAGAAAGTATTTATGCAGTCGGTCGCAG GTGGTGTCGGCACGGCACTCATCCAGCTTGCTCAGACCGTggacgatgtggaagttgtaggaacAGCTTCAGAATCAAAGCACGAAAAGCTCCGTTCTCTTGGCGTAAAGCGGGTATTCCGTCATGATGAAAACTATGAAAATGAAATATTGCAAGATTACCCTGAAGGTGTTGATATCGTGGTAAACACCAATGGTGGAAGTGACCTTGAGAAGTGCTTAAAAATTCTTAAACCTGTCGGAAAGTTGGTACTGCTAG GGTCGAACAGCACAGCTACATACTCAAAATATACATCATGGGGGTTAATGCGACCGAAATGGGATAGCGGATCGTTGTCATCTGCGGATGTAGTTAGTAAAAACTACTGCATAGCAGGAGTGAACATTGGCATATGGTTAGACCTTCATCCGGAGGCAGTGCAGCGATccctaaataaaatatttaagctgTACTCCAGTGCCAAAATACAGCCCTGTATTCACGCTGTTCTGCCCTTCGAAAGA ATGGCTGAAGGTATGACGCAACTATGCAGCCGTGAGAACTTCGGAAAAGTGATACTGGAGGTCAAGCAGAAGGCAGCGGAGACACCAGCTGTGGAAGTTCAAACTGCGGTAGAGCCACAGCCAGGAGCAGTGGAAGAGCCAAAAGAAAAAGCTGACCCAGAAGTGCCGAAGGGAGACTCCGCGTCTTCTGCGGAACCAACGGTGGTCGAACCCCCTCATCTGGAACAAGCAGAAGAGACTGTCCCAGAGGGTACGACTGATGTCAGCTCTCCTTGA